CAGGAGCAGCGCGCTCACGGCGTGCTTGTCCCACAGCGTATAGGCCGCGATGAGGCCGCCGGTAAGCAGCCCGTAGCGCACCGCCCAACGGGGCTTCTCGCTCGAACCCGAAAAAGCCCGGCCACCCCCCGCCATCACGAACACCCCGACCACCACCGCCAGCGCCCCCAGCAGGGCCAAAGGGGTGGGCCGTTCGGCGAAAAAAGCCATGGCCGCGATGGTCGAGAGCAGCGGCCCGGTGCCTCGGGCGAGGGGGTATACCAAGGACAGATCCCCGACCTGGTAGCCTTTTTGCAGGGTCAAAAAATAGGCCAGGTGCAAGAGGACACTTCCCCCCATGAACCCTATCTGCCCGGGGCCGAGGTGGGGTTGTTGCCACACCATAAAGCCGACGGCGAGGGGAGCCCAGAAAAGGGCGGAGAGGGCACAGAAGAGCCAGACGAACACAGCCCCGCCTCCCGAACGCTTGGCGAGGAGGTTCCAACCGGCGTGCAACCCCGCCGAGACCAGGATCAGCGCGAGGGCCAGGGCGGTCATGCCGGGATTATACCGCCGGGCCTTGCAGCGATTGGCCTTTGGCGTATAGCGTTTGGCCTATGTTCGACTCCCACCTGCACACCCCTCTTTGCCAGCACGCGGTCGGTACGCCCGCCGAGTACGTGGCAGCAGCGCGGAAAGCGGGCTTGCGAGGCATCGTGATCACCGACCACAGCCCCATGCCTCCTTGGTTCGATGCGGCATTCCGCATGCGCCTCGAGCAGTTGCCCATCTATCACGCCATGCTCGAGCAGGCCCGCGAGCAGGCGGGAGACTTCTACGTGGGGATCGGGCTCGAGGCCGACTATCATCCGGGCACCGAGGGCTTCGTGCGGCGGATGGTGGCGGGCTACCCCTACGACTACGTCATCGGCTCCGTGCACTACATCGGAGCCTGGCCCTTCGACAACCCGGCCTTCGCCGCCGAGTTCGACGAGCGCGAGTTGCGCGAGGTCTATCGCGAGTACTTCAGGCTGGTGGCCCAGGCCGCCCGTTCGGGGCTCTACCACAGCATCGGGCACCTCGACTTGCCCAAGAAGTTCGGGCATATCCCCGCCGAGGGCTACCTCGACTTGGCCGAGGAGGCTTTGCAGGTGATCGCAGGGGAGGGTCTGACGTTGGACGTGAACACGGCGGGCTGGCGCAAGAGGGTCGGGGAGCTTTATCCCAGCCCGGCCCTCCTCGAGCGGGCCCGGGAGCTGGGCATCCCCGTGGTGCTCGGTTCCGATGCCCATGCCCCTGGGGAGGTCGCTCACCGCTTCGCCGAGGCGGTGTCCGTGCTCAAACAGGCCGGTTACGCCCAGGCGCTGGTGTTTCGCTCGGGAAGGCCACAGCCGTACGGGCTGGGGTAGTATACGCACCAGAGGCCCAAAAACCGCGTTTTGCCTTTACGCTATAGCCATGAACCGCAAAGAGCTGGCCGGGATGCTCGAGTACGCCGCCGACTTGATGGAAGTCCTGGGTGAGGGTGAATTCCGGGCTCAGGCCTATCGCCGAGCCGCCCGCAACATCGAGCGGCTCGAGGCCGACCTCGAGGCCCTGGCCGCCCAAGGCTTCAAGGGGGTCCCCGGCGTGGGTCCGACGCTGGCTCCCCTGCTCACCGAGATCGTGCAGAGTGGAGAGTTCGCCTACATGGCCGAACTCGAGGCCCAGGTACCGCCGGGCGTGCTGGAGTTCTTCCGGGTGCAGGGGCTGGGTCCCAAGCGCATCCGGGCGCTGTGGGAGCATGGGGTGGACTCGCTCGAGGAGCTCATCCGCCACGGCGAGGCCGGACGGCTGCGGGAGATCCCCGGCTTCGGGGCTAAAACCGAGGCCAACCTGGTCCAGGCGGCGCGCTTTGCCATCGAGGGCCTGCGCCGCGTCTTGTGGGGCGAGGCGGCCGCAGCCGCCGAGCTGCTGCTGGCCGACTTCGCCGGTGCGGGCATCCAGGCCGAGGTGGCCGGGAGCTTCCGGCGGGGCCTCGAGACCATCGGCAACCTCGACTTCGTGGCCCTGGCCCGGCCCGAAGCCGTGCAGAATGCCCTCGGGCGCCATATTGAGCGCGTTGAGGGCTCGGTGCTGCACGGTCATCTGGGGGGCCTGCCCCTCAAAGTTTTCTGCGCCGCACAGCACGACTACGGCACCGTGCTTTTGCAGGCTACGGGCTCGAGGGCCTTCGTCGAGTCGCTGGGAGAGCTTCCGGCGGGCCAAAGCGAAGCCGAGGTCTTCGAGCGGCTGGGTCGCAGGCCGCTTTCCCCTTACTGGCGCGAGCCGGAGCACCTGGGCCTGGAGGAACCCGGTCAACCTTTGCGGCGCGAGGACTTGCGGGGCCTGATCCACTGTCACTCCACCTACTCCGATGGCACCGCCAGCCTGCGGGCCATGGCCGAGGCCGCCATCGCCGAGGGCTATGCTTACATGGTCATCTCCGACCACTCCCAATCGGCCTCCTACGCGGGGGGCTTGGAGCCGCAGCGCGTGAAGGCGCAGTGGGCCGAGATCGAAAAACTCAACGCCGAGCTGGCCCCCTTCCGCATCCTCAAGGGCATCGAGTCCGATATCCTCCCCGATGGCTCGCTGGATTACCCCGAAGAGATGCTGGCCGGCTTCGACGTGGTGATCGGCAGCCTGCACTCGGGGCTCAACCTACCCAAAGAAGAGCAAACCCAGCGCTTGCTGAGGGCGCTGGACAACCCCTACCTAAAGATTCTCGGGCACCCCACCGGGCGGCTGCTGTTGCGGCGCAGGGGGGCCGAGGCCGACTGGGAGCGGGTGCTCGAGCGCGCCGCCGAGCGCGGGGTGATCGTCGAGATCAACTGCAACTACTACCGCTGTGACCTCGACTGGCGGCTGGTGCTGAAGTGGCGCGACCGGCTGCGCTTTTCCCTGGGGACCGACGCCCATAGCGTGGAGGGTCTACCCACCATCGCCTATGGCTTGGTCCTCGCGGCCAAGGCCGGTCTGAGTGGAAAACAGCTGGTCAATGCTTGGGCGCCTGAGCGCTGGTGTCCAGCGAAAACGACCTAAGCAGCCCGACAAGATTTACGCACTGCTAGGAGAGCGTAGTTCACTGCGCTTGGCGTTTCACGCCGCAGCCCAATGCTCTGAAAGTCGCACTAAATCCCAATCCCCCTAATAGGGGGTGGTTCACAATACATCCACCCAGCTAGACTAAAACCATGAAACGGTCTCGAGGGTTGACCCTTATCGAGCTCTTGCTAGTTGCTGCGCTAATCGGAATAGTGCTTGGGATTACAGTGGTCTCGGGCCGCAGAATACTCGGCAACCAGCAGGCTAGCGCGAGCCTCAACTCCATACGGCAGATCGTTTGGCAAGGGGCTACCGCCGCAGCTAGCCGTGGCCAACGCCTCGATCTGGTGCTCAACGGTCAGCGTCTCCAGGTGCAGACTCAGGAATCCACCCCCAAGGTGATCCGTTTTGTGGATCTAACCAGCAGCCTGAGCGGACAACTTCCCAGCGGAACCTGGTTTAGTTTCACACCCCCTGGCAAGGTTATCTTTCCTTCCAGCTTCAGCCAACCCATCAACGTCACGGTCAACGGGCGTTCTTACGCCCTTAGGTTTTCGCTCATTGGAGAAGTGGATGTGCAGCAGGTGGGGTCGCGATGAACAGGCGGGGATTGACGCTCATCGAGGTTATAGTGGCTCTGGCCATTCTGAGTGTGGCCTTATCGGCTTTTACCCTTCTAATCCTTGGGAGTGTACGCCAAAACGTCGAATCGGGAGGGCGCACCCAGGCGGCTCAGTTGCTGAATTATCTCGGGCGACGCCTGGTAGGGGCCGACGACGCAGTAATGCCGGACAGCACGTCCACGTATAGAGAGTGGAACTATGGAACCCTCAGAACCAGCTTTCCTGAGTTGACCCGGGAGGGGCGCTTTGCTAACCCCGACCTGTATCGGGCAAGGATTGATAACGAAGGAACCCCTGCTTGGGCGGTGAGCGGCGGCCTGAACCTCGACAGCCTGCGGGCTTATCGCATTCAGGTGTGCTGGCGTGGCGCGCGGGGGGAGTCGTGCGTGGAAGCTCGAACCGTTGGGGCTGCTCCCGTGGCGGGCGGGGCAGCGGCACCTTTGCCTGGCATCAACTAGGAGAAAGGCATGCGCAAAGCTAGAGGCTTTACCCTAATCGAAGTCCTGATCGCGCTGGCCGTACTGATCACGGTGATGACGATTGCCTACAACGGCCTGATTCAGTCGTTGCGAACGCAGAGCGATCAGGAGGCTGTGACTAACTCTCAGGCAAAGCTGCGAAGGGTGATGGAGGTAATTACGCAGGACCTGCGCAGTGCGATCTTCGGTGGAATCATCAATCAGCCTTACACACCTACCGCTCAGGCTGTTTCCATCGGCCTAATCGACGGCGGAGCCGGGTACCCGGTCGTCAACAAGCAGGACTACTATGCCGATATTCTATCCCCCGCCACGACAGCATCTGCATTGGGGATCAACCCTGGCGATCAGCTACTGATGGTCAACGGGGCCCAGTCCATCGTGCTGCCCGTCTCCGGCGTAGCCCAGAACGGGCAGCCCAGCCAGTGGAGGCTTTCCCACGCTACTTGCCGCAATCCGCTAGCCTTTGCCCCTACCGGCACGCTGGTTTTCCGGATTCGAGCCATGGGAATTCGCTACGATCCTAGCCAGAATACCCTCTACACCCGCGAGGGCAGCACGGAGCAGCCCATGGCCTTTGGCATCACCAATTTCCGCATCGACTATATCTACTCGAGCTCCGGTGGCACCCTGAGGACATGGAATTTTTCCAGCGGTGCTTTCCCGGGTATGACGTTTACCGATGCGGGCACGACCTACGCCCTCCAGCGCTTGCAGGTAGTGATGGAGGCTCGGGAGAACTCGCGAGGGCGTGCCATCACCAGAACGTACACCGGCCAGGTAGAACTCCTCAACAACGGTACCTACGCCATGGGGACGGTGGTCTCATGCTCATGAGAAAGTCGCACGGCATCGCTCTGGTCGTCGCTCTCGTTTCGATCTTGGTCATCGGTGGGGTTTTGGCCCTGATGTTCAGCCGAATGATCGATGAGATGCGCCACAGCCGCGACGACACCGCGGTCGTTCAGACCTTGATGTTAGCACGCGGTGGGGCCAACGTGGCTGGGGCTTTGCTTACGGGGCCCGTAAGGGATCGTTTGCGGCAGGTGGTGAACGCGACCTCGAGTACCACCAACCGCTGGAGCTATGGGGGGAATGGCAGTGGAACCCAACCCGACCCCGCTACCGTAGCGAGCGATTTGGCAGTTGTCGCTGGGCAGCTTCAAACCCAGGTTGACAGCTTGGTGTGCGATCTTAATCCAGCGCCCGCAGGATCCGGGGCTACTGTGCGGGTGCGGGTGTACTTCACTAATACGGCCTGTGCGGGCTCCACTACTTACCCCAGCGGTGTGGGGTTGCCTACAGGAGTTAAACTGCCATCTGGCCGATTCGTGGATGGTTCTCCGAGGGGTGGCACCGGGGACAACAACCTTCAGCAGTACTCTCTGCCTTTTGTGATGGTTGCCGAAGCTACCCAGGGAACCTATCGGCGTAACGTTGTACTGCAAGGAGAGTATCGTTTTCCTATTGGGCGTAGCAGCTTTGCCCGCTATGCGCTGTTTACCAACGTCCATGCTTCCCGTGGCGGTGAAGACATTTGGTTCACGGATCGTACCCTCTTCGATGGCCCAGTACACACCAACCAGTACTTCCGCTTCTACCGCAACCCCTGGTTCGGAGGCGAGGTAACCAGTGCCGGCTGCACGTCTCCGGGGGTGTCGAGTTGCAGTGGGAGCATAACTCCTGGGGCAAGCTTCATGTCTGCCGATGGCAGAAGCCAAAATTTTATCGCTGAAAGCTCAATGTCCCCCAACGCCTCTGCCCCGACCTATAGGGGGACCCAACCGGCATTTACCGATGGTGTGAGCTGGAGGTCGAGCTTCGTAAAGCTACCGGACAACGACAATCGCCAACGTGAGGCTGCCAATGACCGGGGGCTGCTCTTCGCAAGCAACCTCTATTCCCTTGACCTATACGCGACCGACAGCAATGGTAACCTCCTGACCCGCAACGCCTCGGGGCAGTGGCAGCCTGCGGCCACCTACCAGTACATCAAGGCTTGCACCAGCTCAAGCTCGAGCAGTTGTACAGAGTATCGTTACACGGACGGTCCCAGCAAGGTTTTGTACCGCAAGAGCGGAAGCAGTTGGGTGGTGGTGCAGAACAACTTCAACGGGGTCATCTATGTCGAAGGAAGCATTGACCGGTTGCGGGGGCCCAGCCGAGTGCCTGCGAATAGCTCTAATCCCGACAATGCTCCTCCCGCGCTAGCTCACTTCGCGGAGATCACCATAGCAGCCAGGAACGACATCCGTATCACGCGCGACCTCAAGTACGAGAATCCGCCGTGCAGCTCGAGCCCCACTCGCAACCCGGATGGAAGCGTAACCCGCGCTACCTGTGACAACTTGGATGTCAACAACATCCTTGGGATTTATGCTCAGGGTACCTCCTCTGACCCGGGCGACATCTTGATCGGTGGAGGGGATGCCTCCAGCGGATTACTCGCTCCTGCGAATATTGCGATTCAGGGAGTCCTCATGAGCTCTAGGGGCATTGTTGGGGTCGAGAATTACAATAGCATTTCACCTGCTGGTGACGTAAACCTACTGGGAGGGATTATCGAGTACTACTACGGAGCTTTTGGCACCTTCAATTCCTCGACCGGAACGTTCTCTACCGGCTACGGACGCAAGTTCACCTACGACCAGCGAATGCTCAATGGTAAGGCGCCGCCCTATTTCCCCACCACCGAACTCGACGAGGTGGGTACGCCTCGAGTCATCAGCTTCGGGCAACGCGAGCAGGTCTACTGATTCACCTGCGCGAAGAGAACGCCCCGGCTCAGGAGCCGGGGCGTTGTCGCCTTAGCGGTTGGCGATATGGATAGCCTGCTTGTGCAGGTGCTCGGCGGCTTCCATGATCCCCTCGGAAAGGGTGGGGTGGGCGTGTACGGTGAGGGCCACGTCGGTGACGGTGGCGCCCATCTCTAAGGCCAGCGCCGCCTCGCCGATCATGTCGGAGGCGTTGGGGCCCAGGATGTGCACGCCCAGGAGCAGGTCGGTCTCGGCGTCGCCGACCAGCTTGATCAGGCCGTCGGTGGCCTCTAGGGTCATGGCGCGGCCCGAGGCGGAGAGGGGGAACTTGCCCACCTTGACCTTGTAGCCGGCCTTGGCGGCCTCCTCCTCGGTCAGGCCCACGGCGGCCCACTCGGGGGAGGTGTAGACCACGTTGGGGATGTGGTAGTCCATCACCGCGTTGCCCCCGGCGGCATTCTCGGCGGCCACCAGGCCCTCCTTCATGGCCTTGTGGGCCAAGAGGGGCGGGCGGGTCACGTCGCCGATGGCGTAGATGCCGGGCACGCCCGTCTCCATCCGCTCGTTGGTGGGGATGAAGCCGCGTTCGTCCACCCTGACGCCGATGGCCTCGAGCCCCAGCCCCTTGCCGCGCGGGCGGCGGCCGGTGGCCACCAGGATTTTATCCACCACGATCTCTTCCTGCGCCCCGCTCTTCACGTCCTCCAGCGTCACGTGCAGGCCGTCCTTCTTGCGCTCGACATTCACGCCTTTGGTGTGGGTCTTGATGGCGATGCCCTGCTTGGTGAGCACCTTGGCGAGGAGGCCCGCGGTCTCGGGGTCGGCGGCGGGCAGGATCTGGCCCATGAACTCGATCACCGTGACCTCGGCGCCCATGCGCTTGTAGACCTGGGCAAACTCGAGGCCGATCGCCCCGCCCCCGATGCACAGCAGGCGCTTGGGGAAGTTGTCCTCCACCCGCAGCGCGCCCGTAGAGTCGATGATCTCCTTCTGATCTACCTCGAAGCCGGGCAGGGTGTTGGGCTCGCTTCCGGTGGCGATGATGAAGGTTTTGCCCTCGATGCGCTCCCCGCCGACTTCGATGGTCTTGGGACCGACGAACTTGGCGAAGCCGGTCTTGAGCTCGACCTTGTTGCCCTTGAAAAGCTGCGAGACCCCGCCGGTGAGCCGCTTGACGATGCCGTCGCGCCAGCTTCCCAGCTTCTTGAGGTCCATCCTGGCGTCTTTGACCTCGAGCCCGAAGCTCGCGCCGTGCTTGACGCCTTCGAATTCCTCGGCCGCGTGCAGCAGGGCCTTGGTGGGGATGCACCCCACGTTGAGGCAGACTCCGCCCACGTACTCCGCCTCCACCGCCAGTACCTTCTTGCCCAGTTGCGCCGCCCGGATCGCTGCGTGGTAGCCGCCGGGGCCGGTGCCGATGACGATGACATCGTAGATGGTTGACATAGCGCTCCTATTATGAGCTAAACGCCAGACGCAAAACGCAAGACGCGGGGCTAATCCTGCTTGAGCGTGCTGATGAGGGCGTTGATCTTGGCGTTCAGCCTGCCTGCATGATCGTTCAAGGCTTCGTAGGCCGACGCTTCCAAGAAACCAAGCCTAACGGCAATCTGTAGTCCTGCGAGGGCTTCGAGAAGAGAACCTCGAGCGTTGTGAAGAAAGCGGCAGAAGTCCTTATCCGTGCCGCGCCCGCGGCCTTCAGCGATGTTCAGCGCGATCGAGGTGGCTGCCCGGCAGATCTGGTCACTCAGCCTGTACTGTTCGGTTTTAGGGAAAGCGGCTGTGACCCTGTAAATTTCGGCTGTCATGTCCAGAGCGAGCTGGTAGACCTCGAGGTTCTCGAAGCCAAAGCGGTTGTTGAAGTTGCCCATGTGTCGCGTTTTGCGTCTAGCGTTTTGCGTTTTGCTTTAGATGGCCTCCAGCAAGAGCAGATCAGGCCTCTGCAGCAGCCGGATGACCTCCTTACAGAACATCGCCGCCTCGGCCCCGTCCACCAGGCGGTGGTCGAAGGAAAGGGAGAGGTACATCATGTGCCGCACCCGGATCTCGTCGTCGATCACCACCGGGCGCTTCTGGATGGAGTGCACGCCCAGGATGGCCGCGTCGGGCACGTTGATGATGGGGAAGCTGAAGAGCGCGCCGATGGAGCCGATGTTGGTGACGGAGAAGCTCGAGCCCACCATGTCCTCGGGGGAGAGCTTGCCGGCCCTGGCCCTCTCGGCCAGCTCGCCCACCTCGGCGGCGAGCTCGAGCACGCTCTTGCGGTCGACGTCCTTGATGACCGGCACCACCAGCCCGGCGTCGGTGGCGACGGCCATGCCGATGTTGTAGTACTTCTTGAGGACGATCTCCTGGCGGGCCTCGTCCAGCGAGGAGTTGAGGCTGGGGAACTTCTTGAGCGCGCGGGCGATGGCCTTGAAGATGAAGGGCAGGTAGGAGAGCTTGACGCCCTGGCGCTCGGCCTCGGCCTTCAGGCGCACGCGCAGCTCGACGAGCTCGGTCAGGTCGGCCTCGTCCACGCTCAGGGTGCGCACGGTGTAGAGGTGCGAGGCCACCATCTGGTTGGCGATGGCCCGGCGCAAGCCGCGCAGGGGGAGGCGCTCCTCGAGGGCCTCGTAGCCCTTGGGCGACCTGTACTGCACGGGAGCGGGGAATCCCGCAGGGGCCGGGGCCTGCGCAGGTGCTGGGGTGGCGGGCTGGGGCGCGATGGGCGCGGGGCTCTCGAGCCTCGACCCGGCATAGCTCTTCACGTCCTCCACCCGCACCCTTCCATTGGGGCCGGAGCCGGGGATCTGAGAGATGTCCAGGCCGAGGTCCCTGGCCAGTTTCCGGGCGGCAGGCACCGCGATCACCCGGCCATAGGGGTTGGTGGCGGCCCGCGGTGGCTCGGCTACGGCAACCCCGCGCGGAGTGGCCTGGGTGAAGGGATTTTTCACCTGTTCTTGCTTTTTGTCTGGCTTGAATAGCGAAAGCTCCTCCCCCGAGTCTTCCACCGCGTTGCCCGGCTCCACGATGCTGCGCTCCTCTTGCGCCTGAAGTGAGGGCGGAGGGGCGGGCTTGTGGTCACGGATGGCCCCGGTCACCTCACCGGGCTCGGCGATGAGGGCGATGGGGGCGTGAACCTTGACGATATCCCCCTCCTTCACCAGCTTTTGCACCAGCACCCCTGCATAGGGGCTGGGTAACTCCACCGTGACCTTGTCAGTCATGACCTCGACGAAGGGCTGATCCTTTTTGAGCTCGTCGCCTTCGTTGACGAGCCACTTTAGGATTTCGCCCTCGACCACCGATTCGGCTAGCTCAGGCAAGACGATCTCTTTGGGCATACCTCTCCTTTGGTCTTCGTCGCTTCTGGGGTTTCCACCGCGGGCGGAACGAGGGGTCCGCCCGCTGATTTTCCCACATCCAAGACCCTGGGCGAAGGGGCTGGGGGGTTCAGCGGTCAGTAGTCCAACGCCCTTTTGGCCGCGTTCAGGATGCGGGTTACGGTGGGCATATAGAGCTTATCCTGGGCGTAAGGATACGGGGTGTCGAAGCCGGTTACGCGCAAGGGGGGGGCTTCTAGCTGGTCGAGCAACTCTTCTGCGATGGTCGCTGCGACTTCGCTGGCGATGCTTGCGGTGCGCGGAGCTTCCGAGATGACTAGCACCCTTCCGGTTTTGGCTACGGAGTTGAGCACAGCCTCTTTGTCCCAGGGCATCACCGTACGCAGATCGATCACCTCCGCGCTGATACCTACAGAAGCCAGCTCCTCAGCGGCTTTTTGGGTCTCGATCATGCTCCCGCCGTAGGAGATCAAACTTATGTCGCTGCCCTCGCGGCGGACGGCAGCCTTGCCGATGGGGATCAGGTACTCCTCGCTCGGCACCTCTTCCTTGAGGGCTCGGTACAGCCGCTTGGGCTCCATGAAGATCACCGGGTCGTCGTCGCGGATAGCGCTTTTCAAGAGGCCTTTGGTGTCGTAGGGGGTAGAGACCACGATGGTCTTGAGCCCGCCGGTGTGGGCGAAATGGGCCTCGGGGCTTTGCGAGTGGTGGTGCCCACCCCTGACCCCGCCTCCGCTGGGCATACGCACTACCATGGGGGCGGTGAACTGCCCGCCCGAGCGGTAGCGCAACTTGGCAGCCTGTGAGACGAGCTGGTCGAAGCCGGGGAACACGTAGTCGGCGAACTGAATCTCGGCCACCGGGCGCATCCCATGGGCGGCCATCCCCACCGCGGCCCCGATGATGGCTGCCTCGGAGAGGGGGGTGTCCATCACCCGGTCGGGGCCGTACTTCTGTTGTAAGCCTTCGGTGGCGAGGAAGACCCCGCCGCGCTTGCCCACGTCTTCGCCCAGCACCATTACCCGCGCGTCGCGGGCCATCTCTTCGTCGAGGGCTGCGTTGATGGCCTGGATCATCGTCAAGGTCGGCACATCGTACCTCCGTCGTACGTCTCAGGTCCTGGTACGCAAAAGATTCGTTAGAGCCCTACCGAAGCTCTTCCTGGACGAGCGCGCGTTGCTCGATCAGGTTCCAGGTCGGTTCGGCAAATACGTCGTCGAACATGGCCAGCGCGGGAACCTCTCCCATAGCCTCGGCTTCCTCGAGCGCGCGGTCGATCCGGGCCTTGAGGTCGGCGCGGAGCCGCTCCTCCCACTCCAGGTTCCATAGGCCCTGCTTCTCCAACAAGCGCCGGAAGCGCTCGATAGGGTCACGCTTCTTGGCCGCTTCCACCTCCTCCTTGGGGCGGTAGCGGAGATCGTCGTCGGCGGAGGAGTGCGGGCCGTAGCGGTAGACCTCGAGCTCTACTAACGCCGGCCCGTGCCCGCTTCGGGCCCGCTCGATCACTTCCCGCATCACAAAGTAGCTGGCCAGCGCGTCCATCCCGTCCACGCGATAGCCGGGGATGCCAAAGGCATGGGCTTTGTCGGCGATGCTGTGGGCGGCGGTCTGGTGGGAGAGGTCTACGCTGATGGCGTAGCGGTTGTTGAGGCACGCAAATACCGCTGGAGCCCCCTGTACAGCGGCAAAGTTGAGGCCCGCGTACCAGTCGCCCTCAGAGGTCGCCCCATCGCCGAAGGTGCAGACCGAGACCTGGCCGGTCCCCTTGAGCTTCATGCTGACTGCGGCCCCCGCCGCCGGGGGGATGTGGCTGGCGATGGCCGAGCAGACCGTGAAGATGTTGAGCGCCCTCGAGCCCGGGTGGGAAGGCATCTGGCGGCCCTTAGCCGGGTCGGCGGCGTTGCCCAGCATCTGCCCGAAGATCTCTTTGAACGGCATCCCCATCGCCACCATCAGCCCCATGTCGCGGTAATAGGGGAACAGCCAGTCGTGGCCGCGCTGCATGGCGTGGGCGATGCCCACGTGGGCGGCTTCGTGCCCGGCGTGGGGGGCGATGAAGCTGGTTTTACCGGTGCGGATGAGGATGACGAACTTCTCATCCAGCAGTCGCGCCGCCAGCATGTCCCGGTAGAGCCCGCGCAGGAAGTCGGGGGGAAGCTCCAAGGGGAAGTCCGCCACCCAGTTGCCTTGCTCGTCCATCAGGGCGATGGGGGCTGCGGAGAAGGGCTTGAACGTCCATGCATCTTTAATCATGCAGTCCTCCGTGGCTCGAGCGGGGTATCCGCCTCGAGGGGATTGCCTGGCCCTGGGTAAGGGCCGATCGTTTGCCGAAGCTGGGTAAGCTTCTAGCAAAACCGGGGGAAGGGCAGCATGGGCCGCCCGATGGGGCTTGGGATAGCGTAGGCCCGGTTCATGCTGCGGCTGCCTCCTTAAGGGTCAATTATACCCTGCCGTCGAAGGGCCGTATACTTTGCCGACGTATACTGCGAGGCGAAGGGCTATGCGGATCCGGGTGGCCGCGGTAGGTAAACCCAAGCTGGCCTATGCCAGGGCTGGAGTGGAAGAATATTCGCACCGCTTGAATAAAACCGGCAGATTCGAGCTGCTCCAGGTGCGGGAGGGAAAGCCGGGGGAGGAAAGCTCGAGGCTGCTCGAAGTTAGCCAGGGCTACCTGCGGGTAGTGCTGGACGAGCGCGGCGAACTGGTCGATACCCTCAGCCTGCACAAGAAGCTCTTGGACTGGGAGCTGCACGGCGAAAAGGGGGTGGCTTTCCTGATCGGCGGGGCGAATGGGCACACCGAGGAATTGCGTCGGAGGGCCGACTGGCTCTTAAGCCTATCCAGGTTCACCCTCCAGCACGAGCTGGCTTTAGTGGTGTTGCTCGAGCAGCTATATCGGGTCGAGACCTTGAAGCGCGGCGAGCCCTACCACCGTTAGGCGTCCCTCCAAAGTCTCTGCGTGCACGGGTAACTTGATTGGTGCCAACCGCACGTCAAACCTCGTACGCAAAACGCAAGGCGCGGGGAATCAAACCCATCGCTCCTCGAGCGCCTCGGCTGATCTTCGCCATAACGTCCCGCGCCTTAGGCCGTACGTCGAGCGCTGGGATCCGCCTCCGGAGAGTAGGGGTAGGCAAGCAGATGGAGCGCGTCCCCGTTGGGGTCGGTCAAGGTAAAGCCCTGCGAAGAAGCCATAAACTCGAGACCCAGGTGGTTTAGCCGGGTCTCAAGCTCATCCCGGCTTTCCCCGCTTTGCCAGGTGTAGCTGATCAAGCCTG
The genomic region above belongs to Meiothermus sp. Pnk-1 and contains:
- a CDS encoding EamA family transporter codes for the protein MTALALALILVSAGLHAGWNLLAKRSGGGAVFVWLFCALSALFWAPLAVGFMVWQQPHLGPGQIGFMGGSVLLHLAYFLTLQKGYQVGDLSLVYPLARGTGPLLSTIAAMAFFAERPTPLALLGALAVVVGVFVMAGGGRAFSGSSEKPRWAVRYGLLTGGLIAAYTLWDKHAVSALLLPPILLNWGNDLGRTLLLSPLAVQRWGEVREEWRKNRLEAIGIAILSPLSYILVLTALKFTPVSYVAPAREVSILIGAVLGARFLAEGEVRRRLWAASGMVLGVVFLALG
- a CDS encoding histidinol-phosphatase — encoded protein: MFDSHLHTPLCQHAVGTPAEYVAAARKAGLRGIVITDHSPMPPWFDAAFRMRLEQLPIYHAMLEQAREQAGDFYVGIGLEADYHPGTEGFVRRMVAGYPYDYVIGSVHYIGAWPFDNPAFAAEFDERELREVYREYFRLVAQAARSGLYHSIGHLDLPKKFGHIPAEGYLDLAEEALQVIAGEGLTLDVNTAGWRKRVGELYPSPALLERARELGIPVVLGSDAHAPGEVAHRFAEAVSVLKQAGYAQALVFRSGRPQPYGLG
- a CDS encoding DNA polymerase/3'-5' exonuclease PolX — protein: MNRKELAGMLEYAADLMEVLGEGEFRAQAYRRAARNIERLEADLEALAAQGFKGVPGVGPTLAPLLTEIVQSGEFAYMAELEAQVPPGVLEFFRVQGLGPKRIRALWEHGVDSLEELIRHGEAGRLREIPGFGAKTEANLVQAARFAIEGLRRVLWGEAAAAAELLLADFAGAGIQAEVAGSFRRGLETIGNLDFVALARPEAVQNALGRHIERVEGSVLHGHLGGLPLKVFCAAQHDYGTVLLQATGSRAFVESLGELPAGQSEAEVFERLGRRPLSPYWREPEHLGLEEPGQPLRREDLRGLIHCHSTYSDGTASLRAMAEAAIAEGYAYMVISDHSQSASYAGGLEPQRVKAQWAEIEKLNAELAPFRILKGIESDILPDGSLDYPEEMLAGFDVVIGSLHSGLNLPKEEQTQRLLRALDNPYLKILGHPTGRLLLRRRGAEADWERVLERAAERGVIVEINCNYYRCDLDWRLVLKWRDRLRFSLGTDAHSVEGLPTIAYGLVLAAKAGLSGKQLVNAWAPERWCPAKTT
- a CDS encoding prepilin-type N-terminal cleavage/methylation domain-containing protein: MKRSRGLTLIELLLVAALIGIVLGITVVSGRRILGNQQASASLNSIRQIVWQGATAAASRGQRLDLVLNGQRLQVQTQESTPKVIRFVDLTSSLSGQLPSGTWFSFTPPGKVIFPSSFSQPINVTVNGRSYALRFSLIGEVDVQQVGSR
- a CDS encoding prepilin-type N-terminal cleavage/methylation domain-containing protein, translating into MNRRGLTLIEVIVALAILSVALSAFTLLILGSVRQNVESGGRTQAAQLLNYLGRRLVGADDAVMPDSTSTYREWNYGTLRTSFPELTREGRFANPDLYRARIDNEGTPAWAVSGGLNLDSLRAYRIQVCWRGARGESCVEARTVGAAPVAGGAAAPLPGIN
- a CDS encoding type II secretion system protein J codes for the protein MRKARGFTLIEVLIALAVLITVMTIAYNGLIQSLRTQSDQEAVTNSQAKLRRVMEVITQDLRSAIFGGIINQPYTPTAQAVSIGLIDGGAGYPVVNKQDYYADILSPATTASALGINPGDQLLMVNGAQSIVLPVSGVAQNGQPSQWRLSHATCRNPLAFAPTGTLVFRIRAMGIRYDPSQNTLYTREGSTEQPMAFGITNFRIDYIYSSSGGTLRTWNFSSGAFPGMTFTDAGTTYALQRLQVVMEARENSRGRAITRTYTGQVELLNNGTYAMGTVVSCS